Proteins from a single region of Sediminispirochaeta bajacaliforniensis DSM 16054:
- the purM gene encoding phosphoribosylformylglycinamidine cyclo-ligase, whose product MEKNMKEIDYRKAGVDREEGYRTVSLIRESCDRTRQDGDGVLAGLGSFGSLFAMPASYKEPVLVSGTDGVGTKLELAILLDRLEGVGIDCVAMCVNDILCHGARPLFFLDYLATGKLEAETMARVVEGVSRGCIQAGCALVGGETAEMPGLYRVGDFDVAGFSVGVVERKELIDGSRVRAGDTLIALASSGPHSNGFSLIRMATADEKKDGYRREIGGKSLGELLLEPTRIYVKALRPLIEDSLLHGVAHITGGGLFENLPRTIPAGLAAEVDRGLIRTPDVFAYLASLGIGDEEMFRTFNMGVGMVLVVSPGDADGICSRIEASGIDAYPIGRVVAVPDSDKGGERLWLR is encoded by the coding sequence GTGGAGAAAAATATGAAAGAAATCGATTATCGCAAGGCCGGGGTCGACAGGGAAGAGGGCTACCGAACCGTTTCCCTGATCAGGGAGAGTTGCGATCGAACCAGACAGGATGGTGACGGGGTTCTCGCCGGCCTGGGAAGCTTCGGCAGCCTTTTTGCCATGCCCGCCTCCTACAAAGAACCTGTTCTCGTGTCGGGGACCGACGGGGTAGGGACAAAGTTGGAACTGGCGATCCTTCTCGATCGTCTCGAAGGGGTCGGTATCGATTGTGTGGCCATGTGCGTCAACGACATCCTCTGTCACGGTGCCAGGCCCCTTTTCTTCCTCGACTACCTTGCCACCGGAAAGCTTGAGGCCGAAACCATGGCCAGGGTTGTGGAAGGTGTTTCCCGCGGCTGTATTCAGGCGGGATGCGCCCTTGTGGGCGGGGAGACCGCCGAGATGCCAGGGCTTTACCGCGTCGGCGACTTCGATGTTGCCGGCTTCTCCGTCGGTGTGGTGGAGCGCAAAGAACTTATCGACGGTTCCAGAGTCCGGGCTGGCGATACCTTGATCGCCCTTGCTTCCAGCGGACCCCACTCCAATGGCTTTTCCCTCATCCGCATGGCCACCGCCGATGAAAAGAAGGACGGCTACCGGAGGGAAATCGGCGGAAAGAGTCTGGGAGAGCTGCTTTTAGAGCCGACGAGGATCTACGTTAAGGCGCTTCGTCCTCTTATCGAGGATTCGCTCCTCCACGGTGTTGCCCATATCACCGGCGGAGGGCTTTTCGAAAATCTTCCCAGGACCATCCCTGCGGGATTGGCTGCGGAGGTCGATCGCGGCCTGATCAGGACCCCTGATGTGTTTGCTTACCTGGCCTCCCTCGGCATAGGCGATGAGGAGATGTTTCGTACCTTTAATATGGGGGTCGGCATGGTGCTTGTCGTCTCTCCTGGGGATGCTGATGGTATCTGCAGCCGTATCGAGGCCTCTGGTATCGATGCCTATCCCATTGGCAGGGTCGTGGCCGTCCCCGATTCCGATAAAGGGGGGGAACGTTTATGGCTTCGATAG